One Carettochelys insculpta isolate YL-2023 chromosome 15, ASM3395843v1, whole genome shotgun sequence DNA window includes the following coding sequences:
- the WNT8A gene encoding protein Wnt-8a, protein MRCNAFILFISIGIYCAIFSTSAWSVNNFLMTGPKAYLTYSTSVAVGAHGGIEECKHQFTWERWNCPESALQLSTHNRLRSATRETSFVHAISSAGVMYTLTRNCSMGDFDNCGCDDSRNGRVGGRGWVWGGCSDNVEFGERISKLFVDALETGQDARALMNLHNNEAGRIAVKATMKRTCKCHGVSGSCSIQTCWLQLAEFREIGNYLKIKYDQAHKLEMDKRRMRAGNSADSRGATAETFSTVLAAELVFLEDSPDYCVRNASLGLHGTEGRECLQSGKNLSQWERRSCRRLCTECGLRVEEKRTEIVTSCNCKFHWCCMVKCQQCKQVVTKHYCSRKDTSSPNYTRRRNRGHKR, encoded by the exons ATGAGATGCAATGCCTTCATCCTCTTCATCAGCATTGGGATTTACTGTGCCATTTTCAGCACATCCGCATG GTCTGTGAACAACTTTCTGATGACTGGGCCAAAG GCGTATCTGACCTACTCCACCAGCGTAGCTGTGGGCGCCCACGGTGGAATTGAAGAATGTAAACATCAGTTCACCTGGGAGCGCTGGAACTGCCCAGAAAGTGCCCTGCAGCTCTCGACACATAACAGACTGCGGAGTG CTACCAGAGAAACCTCTTTTGTTCATGCTATCAGCTCAGCTGGAGTAATGTACACACTCACCAgaaactgcagcatgggagacTTTGACAACTGTGGCTGTGATGATTCAAGGAATGGCCGTGTAG GTGGCCGAGGATGGGTCTGGGGAGGCTGCAGTGATAATGTCGAATTTGGCGAGAGAATTTCCAAACTATTTGTGGATGCTTTGGAGACAGGACAAGATGCCAGAGCTTTAATGAATCTGCATAACAATGAAGCAGGGAGAATT GCTGTGAAGGCAACAATGAAGAGGACATGTAAGTGCCATGGAGTATCAGGCAGCTGTAGCATCCAAACATGCTGGCTCCAGCTTGCTGAGTTTCGAGAAATCGGAAATTATCTGAAGATCAAATATGATCAGGCCCACAAGCTGGAGATGGACAAGAGGAGGATGAGAGCGGGGAACAGCGCTGACAGCCGTGGGGCCACGGCGGAGACCTTCAGCACTGTGCTAGCTGCAGAACTTGTCTTCCTGGAAGACTCTCCCGATTACTGCGTCAGGAACGCCAGCCTGGgcctgcatggcactgagggGCGGGAATGCCTGCAGAGTGGCAAGAACCTGTCTcagtgggagaggaggagctgcaggaggcttTGCACTGAGTGCGGCCTGAGAGTGGAGGAGAAGAGGACTGAAATTGTCACCAGCTGCAACTGCAAGTTCCACTGGTGCTGCATGGTGAAATGCCAGCAGTGCAAGCAAGTGGTTACCAAGCATTACTGCTCCAGAAAAGACACCTCCTCTCCCAACTACACCAGGCGGCGAAACAGGGGGCACAAGAGATAA